One segment of Mycobacterium spongiae DNA contains the following:
- a CDS encoding YqfO family protein, producing MGVRLAEVIGVLDEAYPPGLAQSWDSVGLVCGDPADVVDSVTVAIDATPAVVDEVPEASLLLAHHPLLLRGVDTVAASTPKGALVHGLIRTGRSLFTAHTNADSATPGVSDALAGALGLTVEAVLDPHAGVTVLDKWVIYVPRENSEAVQAAVFAAGAGHIGDYSHCSWSVAGTGQFLPQDGASPAIGSVGTVERVAEDRVEVVAPVRARTAVLAAMRSAHPYEEPAFDIFALVPPPAGTGLGRIGRLPRPEPLSAFVARVRAALPETSAGVRAAGDPDLPVSRVAVCGGSGDSLLGTVAAADVQAYLTADLRHHPADEHRRASEVALIDVAHWASEFPWCGQAAEVLRSRFRGSLPVRVATVRTDPWNLESGPEHRTGEISHEG from the coding sequence ATGGGCGTGCGGTTGGCCGAGGTGATCGGCGTGCTGGACGAGGCATACCCGCCGGGGCTGGCCCAGTCGTGGGATTCGGTCGGGTTGGTGTGCGGTGATCCCGCCGACGTCGTGGACTCGGTGACGGTCGCGATCGACGCAACCCCGGCGGTCGTTGACGAAGTTCCGGAAGCAAGTCTGTTGCTCGCCCATCATCCCTTGCTGTTGCGCGGGGTCGACACGGTTGCTGCCAGCACGCCCAAGGGTGCCCTCGTGCACGGTCTGATCCGTACGGGGCGTTCCTTGTTTACCGCGCACACCAATGCTGACTCGGCGACACCGGGGGTGTCTGACGCATTGGCAGGCGCCCTAGGCCTGACGGTGGAAGCTGTGCTCGACCCACATGCTGGGGTGACTGTGCTCGACAAATGGGTGATCTATGTGCCGCGCGAGAACTCGGAAGCAGTGCAGGCAGCGGTTTTTGCGGCCGGAGCCGGACACATCGGTGACTATTCGCACTGCAGCTGGAGTGTCGCCGGTACCGGACAGTTCCTGCCCCAGGACGGGGCGTCACCGGCGATCGGCAGCGTCGGTACCGTCGAGCGGGTGGCCGAAGACCGGGTCGAGGTGGTCGCGCCCGTGCGAGCCCGTACGGCGGTGTTGGCCGCGATGCGCTCCGCTCATCCTTACGAGGAGCCCGCCTTCGACATCTTCGCGCTGGTGCCGCCGCCGGCGGGCACCGGATTGGGCCGAATAGGTCGGCTGCCTCGACCCGAACCGCTGAGCGCTTTTGTCGCCCGCGTGCGCGCCGCGTTGCCGGAAACGTCCGCAGGGGTGCGCGCGGCGGGGGATCCGGACTTGCCGGTGTCGCGGGTGGCGGTCTGTGGCGGTTCCGGGGACTCGCTGCTGGGCACCGTGGCCGCGGCTGATGTGCAGGCATATCTGACTGCCGATCTGCGCCACCATCCGGCCGACGAGCATCGTCGGGCTTCGGAGGTGGCCCTGATTGATGTCGCGCATTGGGCTAGCGAGTTCCCGTGGTGCGGCCAGGCCGCCGAGGTGCTGCGGTCTCGCTTCCGAGGGTCGCTGCCGGTGCGGGTGGCTACGGTTCGCACCGACCCGTGGAACCTGGAATCGGGTCCTGAGCATCGGACGGGAGAGATCAGTCATGAAGGCTGA
- a CDS encoding class I SAM-dependent methyltransferase, whose translation MLDLSAGTGRVSNALAAQGHTVTAVDDSPAMPEHVPCARTVQARIEHVRLAERFDAVLLTSNLINYPGTPLLRSILATASHHVAPAAQVIIE comes from the coding sequence GTGTTGGATCTCAGCGCCGGGACGGGGCGTGTCTCCAACGCGCTAGCCGCGCAAGGGCATACAGTCACCGCGGTCGATGACTCGCCCGCCATGCCGGAGCATGTTCCCTGCGCGCGAACAGTTCAGGCACGAATCGAGCATGTTCGACTGGCCGAGAGATTTGACGCGGTGCTGCTGACATCCAACCTGATCAATTACCCAGGCACCCCGCTGCTCAGATCGATATTGGCCACGGCCAGCCATCACGTCGCACCCGCAGCGCAGGTCATCATCGAGTAG
- a CDS encoding 2OG-Fe(II) oxygenase, whose amino-acid sequence MNRWEKRVASGDWDAITTTVNEYGGALLPRLITRAEAVRLRGLYAYDRLFRSTINMGPKRYGAGQYRYFHAPYPEPIEQLKQALYPRLRPIARDWWSKLRRDAPWPDSLDDWLAICHAAGQTRSTALMLKYGANDWNALHQDLYGELVFPLQVVINLSDPTTDYTGGEFLLVEQRPRAQSRGTAMQLPQGHGYVFTTRDRPARSARGWSAAAVRHGLSTITSGERYALGLIFHDAS is encoded by the coding sequence ATGAACCGGTGGGAAAAGCGCGTGGCCTCCGGCGATTGGGACGCCATCACCACCACGGTCAACGAGTATGGCGGGGCGCTGCTACCGAGACTGATCACCCGCGCCGAGGCGGTGCGGCTGCGCGGGCTCTACGCATACGACCGGCTTTTCCGCTCGACCATCAATATGGGGCCGAAGCGCTACGGCGCCGGGCAGTATCGCTATTTCCACGCGCCGTATCCCGAGCCGATCGAACAGCTCAAACAGGCTCTCTATCCCCGGCTGAGGCCGATCGCGCGCGACTGGTGGAGCAAGCTCAGGCGAGACGCGCCGTGGCCCGATAGCCTCGACGATTGGCTGGCGATCTGCCACGCGGCAGGTCAGACCAGGTCGACGGCCCTGATGTTGAAGTACGGCGCGAACGACTGGAATGCCCTACACCAGGACCTCTACGGCGAGCTGGTGTTCCCGCTTCAGGTCGTGATCAACCTCAGCGATCCCACCACCGATTACACCGGCGGCGAATTCCTGCTCGTCGAGCAACGCCCACGCGCGCAATCCAGAGGCACCGCAATGCAACTGCCGCAGGGGCACGGGTACGTGTTCACGACTCGCGATCGGCCGGCACGCTCGGCGCGCGGTTGGTCAGCAGCAGCCGTGCGCCATGGTCTGTCAACCATCACCTCGGGCGAACGGTATGCACTCGGGCTGATCTTTCACGACGCGTCGTAG
- a CDS encoding bifunctional RNase H/acid phosphatase: MKVVIEADGGSRGNPGLAGYGAVVWTADHSTVLAETKQAIGRATNNVAEYRGLIAGLDDARKLGATEVAVLLDSKLVVEQMCGRWKVKHPDLIELHAQAQVLASQFHAISYSWVPRARNSHADRLANEAMDAAQTDGGDPAKVPDREPAHSAAAETPRAPGWSGARGTPTRLLLLRHGQTDLSAQRRYSGRGNPGLNQVGQRQAQAAARYLAQRGGIGAVVSSPLRRAYETAAAAAGALGMDVTVDDAFIETDFGAWEGLTFAEAAERDPELHSRWLRDTSISPPGGESFDDVLVRVRRGLDGIVAGNSGSTVLVVSHVTPIKIVLRLALNAGAGILYRLHLDLASLSIAEFYPDGGSSVRLVNQTGYL; encoded by the coding sequence GTGAAAGTCGTCATCGAGGCTGATGGCGGATCGCGAGGTAACCCGGGCCTGGCGGGTTATGGGGCGGTGGTCTGGACCGCGGACCATTCGACCGTGCTGGCGGAGACGAAGCAGGCGATCGGCCGGGCGACGAACAACGTTGCCGAATACCGCGGCTTGATAGCCGGTTTGGACGATGCGCGCAAATTGGGCGCCACCGAGGTGGCCGTGCTGTTGGATTCCAAGCTGGTCGTGGAGCAGATGTGCGGGCGGTGGAAGGTCAAGCACCCCGACCTCATCGAGCTGCACGCGCAGGCTCAGGTCCTGGCGTCGCAGTTTCATGCGATCAGCTACTCGTGGGTTCCCCGCGCGAGAAATTCGCATGCCGATCGGCTGGCCAATGAGGCGATGGACGCCGCGCAAACCGATGGCGGCGACCCGGCGAAGGTGCCGGACCGCGAACCTGCCCACAGCGCTGCAGCTGAGACGCCGCGGGCTCCCGGCTGGTCGGGTGCGCGCGGTACGCCCACCCGGCTGCTTCTGTTGCGACACGGGCAGACTGACCTATCGGCGCAGCGGCGGTATTCCGGGCGCGGCAACCCGGGGCTCAACCAGGTAGGGCAACGGCAGGCGCAGGCGGCGGCGCGGTATCTCGCGCAGCGAGGCGGGATCGGCGCCGTGGTCTCCTCGCCACTGCGACGGGCGTACGAAACTGCGGCGGCGGCGGCCGGGGCATTGGGCATGGACGTGACTGTGGACGATGCCTTCATCGAGACGGACTTCGGCGCCTGGGAGGGCTTGACGTTCGCCGAGGCCGCCGAACGCGATCCCGAGCTGCACAGTCGCTGGTTGCGTGACACCAGTATCTCGCCGCCGGGTGGGGAGAGCTTTGACGATGTCCTCGTCCGGGTTCGCCGGGGATTAGATGGGATCGTCGCCGGAAACTCGGGTTCGACGGTGCTGGTGGTTTCCCACGTCACGCCGATCAAGATCGTGCTGCGGCTGGCGTTGAATGCGGGAGCGGGGATCCTGTACCGATTGCATCTTGATCTGGCGTCGTTGAGCATCGCCGAGTTTTATCCGGATGGCGGGTCGTCGGTACGGCTGGTCAATCAGACCGGATATCTGTAG
- a CDS encoding CYTH and CHAD domain-containing protein — protein MPEKAPKAGRHLEVERKFDVGESTVSPSFEGIAAVTRAERSPTQTLDALYFDTASQDLARNRITLRRRTGGADAGWHLKLPAGPDSRTEIRAPLGASTSASGDAVPSELRDVVLAIVRDRPVEPVARITTQRETQILYGADGVALAEFCNDHVTAWSAGTADAPDGLPAEQEWREWELELVTAQGAVDTDLLNRLANRLLDAGAAPASHGSKLAKALGSTCAPGASPNNTKPPTDPVHRAVAEQVDKLLLWDRAVRADSYDAVHQMRVTIRKIRSLLKDAQASFGVDECTWIIEELRELASILGIARDAEVLGERYERELDRLAPELVRGPVHERLVGGARRRYQTGLRRSLIAMRSQRYFRLLDALDVLVSERPEAAADQRPTQVGIDAAYKRVRKAAKAAATVPAEGEHAADHDRNEALHVIRKRAKRLRYTAAATGADRAAREAKTIQALLGDHQDSVVSREHLIAQAKAAHAAGEDTFTYGLLYQQEADLAERCHAQLDGALRNLKKAVRKARQ, from the coding sequence ATGCCCGAAAAGGCCCCCAAGGCGGGACGCCATCTCGAAGTCGAGCGCAAGTTCGACGTCGGCGAGTCGACGGTGTCGCCATCCTTCGAGGGCATCGCCGCGGTGACGCGCGCCGAGAGGTCACCGACCCAGACGTTGGACGCACTGTATTTCGACACTGCGTCGCAGGACCTCGCACGTAACCGAATCACGCTACGGCGCCGCACCGGTGGCGCTGACGCCGGCTGGCACCTCAAGTTGCCAGCCGGACCCGATTCCCGCACCGAGATCCGGGCACCGCTCGGCGCGTCCACTTCGGCAAGCGGAGACGCCGTACCCAGCGAGTTGCGCGACGTGGTGCTGGCGATCGTCCGCGATCGCCCGGTAGAACCGGTCGCGCGAATCACCACCCAGCGTGAAACGCAGATCCTGTACGGGGCCGATGGCGTCGCGCTAGCGGAGTTTTGCAATGACCACGTGACAGCCTGGTCGGCTGGAACCGCCGATGCCCCGGATGGGCTTCCCGCGGAGCAAGAGTGGCGCGAATGGGAACTGGAGCTCGTGACCGCGCAGGGGGCCGTTGATACCGACCTACTGAACCGGCTAGCAAATCGGCTCCTCGACGCCGGTGCCGCCCCCGCCAGCCATGGCTCAAAGCTAGCCAAGGCGCTTGGCTCGACCTGCGCTCCTGGTGCGTCACCCAACAACACGAAGCCTCCCACTGACCCGGTCCACCGCGCCGTGGCCGAGCAGGTCGACAAGCTGCTGCTATGGGATCGAGCGGTGCGCGCCGATTCCTACGATGCCGTGCACCAGATGCGAGTGACCATCCGCAAGATCCGCAGCCTGCTCAAAGACGCCCAGGCGTCGTTCGGTGTGGATGAATGCACGTGGATCATCGAGGAACTGCGTGAACTCGCCAGCATCCTGGGCATCGCACGCGACGCCGAAGTGCTCGGTGAGCGCTACGAGCGCGAGCTGGACCGGCTGGCACCGGAGTTGGTGCGCGGGCCGGTGCATGAGCGGTTGGTCGGCGGAGCACGGCGGCGATACCAGACGGGGCTGCGACGGTCGCTGATCGCGATGCGCTCGCAGCGGTACTTCCGGTTGCTCGACGCCCTCGACGTGCTGGTCTCCGAACGTCCCGAGGCCGCCGCCGACCAACGACCGACGCAGGTCGGCATTGATGCTGCCTACAAACGCGTCCGCAAGGCAGCGAAGGCCGCAGCGACTGTCCCCGCCGAGGGCGAGCATGCAGCCGACCACGACCGCAACGAGGCGCTGCATGTCATTCGCAAACGGGCCAAGCGACTGCGCTATACCGCGGCGGCGACTGGAGCGGACCGAGCTGCACGAGAAGCCAAGACGATCCAGGCGTTGCTCGGCGACCACCAAGACAGCGTGGTGAGCCGCGAGCACCTGATTGCACAGGCCAAAGCCGCGCACGCGGCCGGCGAGGACACCTTCACCTACGGCCTGCTCTACCAACAGGAAGCCGACCTGGCCGAGCGTTGCCATGCCCAGCTCGACGGCGCGCTGCGCAACCTCAAGAAGGCGGTACGCAAAGCACGGCAGTGA
- a CDS encoding zinc ribbon domain-containing protein, translating to MKADVEAQQALLELSTLDAELSRIAHRATHLPQRETYERAQTEHNAASDRVSALRIALEDLDGQVSRFESEIDAVRKREDRDRSLLSSGATDVKQLSDLQHELETLQRRQVSLEDSLLEVMERREELQAQHAGELGAIEALQADLAGAQQALDAALAEIDAARDQKSARRDILTATMDSELTALYERQRSRGGAGAGQLQGHRCGACRIEIGRGELARITAAPEDEVVRCPECGAILLRVKGSQQ from the coding sequence ATGAAGGCTGACGTGGAAGCTCAACAGGCGCTTCTGGAATTGTCGACGTTGGATGCCGAGCTCTCCCGGATCGCGCATCGGGCCACGCACCTGCCGCAGCGCGAAACCTATGAACGCGCCCAGACTGAGCACAACGCCGCTAGTGACCGGGTTTCCGCGCTCCGAATCGCGTTGGAGGACCTCGATGGTCAGGTGTCGCGCTTCGAATCGGAGATCGATGCGGTCCGAAAGCGCGAAGACCGCGACCGGTCACTGCTTTCATCGGGAGCCACGGACGTGAAGCAGTTGTCGGATTTGCAACACGAACTGGAGACGTTGCAACGTCGGCAGGTCAGTCTGGAAGATTCCCTGCTCGAGGTGATGGAGCGCCGCGAGGAACTGCAGGCCCAGCACGCAGGTGAGTTGGGCGCGATCGAGGCGTTGCAGGCAGACCTGGCAGGCGCCCAGCAGGCCTTGGATGCCGCGCTGGCCGAGATCGACGCGGCCCGGGATCAGAAGTCTGCGCGACGCGACATTCTGACCGCAACAATGGATTCCGAACTCACGGCGCTCTACGAGCGACAGCGATCCAGGGGAGGGGCGGGCGCAGGGCAGCTCCAGGGCCACCGGTGTGGCGCATGCCGCATCGAAATCGGCCGCGGTGAGCTGGCCCGCATCACGGCCGCCCCCGAGGACGAGGTGGTGCGCTGCCCGGAGTGCGGGGCGATCTTGTTGCGGGTCAAAGGTTCTCAGCAGTGA
- a CDS encoding TetR/AcrR family transcriptional regulator, which produces MMSDNGDAPRVDGRRLRYQNRRGEILTAVMAHVLEHGINQLSFRKLAAAVGVSHVTLRHHFGTKDDLLVEILGSIGSRTPIPENLGDADIEAVIQGLWQRWMQPATDQRSRLLFEAYGLAVRNPDEYRAFLDRVTTGWINMLRHHALRAGCPSDEVDDFATLLLAQVRGLQFDLLATDDRARLGSAIDSVIDGIRQQRARWAELANR; this is translated from the coding sequence ATGATGTCCGACAACGGCGACGCCCCGCGAGTGGATGGCCGCCGACTGCGGTATCAGAACAGGCGCGGCGAAATCCTCACCGCGGTGATGGCTCATGTGTTGGAGCACGGCATCAACCAGTTGTCGTTTCGCAAGCTCGCGGCGGCAGTGGGCGTGTCGCATGTCACGCTGCGCCATCACTTCGGCACCAAAGACGATCTGTTGGTCGAAATCCTTGGCTCGATCGGCTCCCGAACACCGATCCCGGAGAACCTGGGCGATGCTGACATCGAGGCCGTCATTCAGGGGCTGTGGCAGCGATGGATGCAGCCAGCGACTGACCAGCGTTCTCGACTGCTATTCGAGGCCTACGGGCTAGCTGTGCGCAACCCGGACGAGTATCGGGCATTCCTTGACCGAGTGACCACCGGGTGGATCAATATGCTTCGTCACCATGCGCTGCGGGCTGGCTGCCCCAGCGACGAGGTCGATGACTTCGCAACACTGTTGCTTGCACAAGTGCGGGGTCTACAATTCGACCTCCTTGCCACCGATGACCGCGCACGCCTCGGTTCGGCGATCGACAGCGTCATCGACGGGATACGGCAGCAACGCGCTCGATGGGCCGAGCTGGCAAACCGCTGA
- a CDS encoding phospholipase C, whose product MSKRPIAGMSRRRFLTKTAAGGTGALLSFAGPIIEKAYGAGPCGGHLTDIEHIVLFLMENRSFDHYFGTLSDTDGFDTASPLFSQAGWNPETQALDPAGITMPYRFDTTRGPFIDGECLSDPDHSWEAMHDSWNGGANDNWLPAQVGHSPVVPPNGNVPVTMGYLTRKDIPIHYLLADTFTVCDRYFSSVLGPTLPNRLYWLSANLGFDGTQGGPQLTSPPTNPIGQFSWTTMPENLSAAGVSWKLYRNKSLGPIVNQYLNYTYDDIMSYFQQARNPRSDLARFGLSPTYPFQFAADVKANRLPQVSWVVPNTPQSEHPAFPPAIGAVSIVNLLRILLSNPAVWEKTALIVAYDENGGFFDHVVPPTAPPGTPGEYLTVPDINAVSGSGGIRGPIGLGFRVPGIIISPFSRGGLMVHDVFDHTSQLKLISARFGVPVPNLTAWRDSTVGDLTSTFNFASPPNPSRPNLGRPALDGIQRLPQCVPNMWLGTVGLDPNPYTGSPQGIPYRVPFPQVMPTQETTPTRGTPSGPC is encoded by the coding sequence GTGAGCAAGCGACCGATCGCCGGAATGTCGCGTCGAAGATTTTTGACGAAGACGGCAGCCGGCGGTACGGGTGCCCTCCTGTCTTTTGCTGGCCCGATCATCGAAAAGGCCTATGGAGCGGGGCCCTGCGGCGGTCATCTGACCGACATCGAGCACATTGTTTTGTTCTTGATGGAGAACCGATCATTTGACCACTATTTCGGAACGCTCTCCGACACCGATGGCTTCGACACCGCCTCGCCGTTGTTCTCGCAAGCGGGCTGGAACCCGGAGACGCAGGCCCTCGACCCCGCAGGCATCACGATGCCTTACCGTTTCGACACCACCCGGGGCCCCTTCATTGACGGGGAATGCCTCAGCGACCCCGACCATTCCTGGGAGGCGATGCACGACTCCTGGAACGGCGGCGCCAACGACAATTGGCTCCCGGCGCAGGTAGGCCACAGCCCGGTGGTGCCCCCCAACGGCAACGTCCCGGTGACGATGGGCTATCTGACACGCAAAGACATCCCGATCCACTACCTGTTGGCAGACACGTTCACGGTCTGCGATCGCTACTTCTCCTCGGTCTTGGGTCCCACCCTGCCGAACCGGTTGTACTGGTTGAGCGCCAACCTCGGCTTTGACGGCACCCAGGGCGGACCGCAGCTGACGAGCCCCCCCACCAACCCGATTGGTCAGTTCAGCTGGACCACAATGCCGGAGAACCTCAGCGCCGCCGGCGTCAGCTGGAAGCTGTATCGCAACAAGTCGCTCGGACCCATCGTCAATCAGTACCTCAATTACACCTACGACGACATCATGTCGTACTTCCAACAGGCCCGGAACCCGCGCTCAGATTTGGCTCGCTTCGGCCTTTCACCGACCTATCCTTTCCAGTTCGCTGCCGACGTCAAAGCCAATAGGTTGCCGCAGGTTTCCTGGGTGGTTCCGAACACCCCCCAGTCCGAACATCCCGCATTCCCGCCAGCTATCGGCGCGGTCAGCATCGTGAACTTGCTAAGAATCCTGCTTTCCAATCCGGCGGTATGGGAAAAGACCGCGCTGATCGTCGCCTACGACGAGAATGGCGGCTTCTTCGACCACGTCGTACCCCCCACGGCACCACCGGGAACCCCCGGCGAATATCTGACAGTGCCCGATATCAACGCCGTATCGGGGTCCGGCGGCATTCGCGGACCCATAGGCTTGGGCTTTCGCGTCCCCGGCATCATCATCTCGCCGTTCAGCCGTGGCGGTCTGATGGTCCACGACGTGTTCGACCACACGTCACAGCTGAAATTGATCAGCGCCCGTTTCGGAGTGCCGGTTCCCAACTTGACGGCCTGGCGCGACAGCACCGTAGGCGACCTGACATCGACGTTCAACTTCGCCTCCCCGCCCAACCCATCGCGACCCAACTTGGGCCGCCCAGCCCTCGACGGGATACAACGACTGCCGCAGTGCGTCCCCAATATGTGGCTGGGAACGGTGGGATTGGACCCGAATCCGTATACCGGGTCCCCACAGGGAATCCCGTATCGAGTGCCGTTCCCGCAGGTCATGCCGACCCAGGAAACCACGCCTACCCGCGGGACTCCCAGCGGCCCCTGCTGA
- a CDS encoding PE domain-containing protein, with product MSFVNVAPEMVAAAAANLEGIGSTITAANAAVAAQTTEVVAPAADEVSVAIAALFGTHGEAYQTLSAQAELFHRQFVEALNFGVGSYVSTEAANVQQTARNAVNTVNTATQTLLGSPLLGASASATTVGGGKTPRGLFSGNADIVGRGGLLTGLGGNGILGGKRVDLTGGGVAGLLGQAGGPVVSGLSSLASGEGAIAAALGAPAAAAGPFAVGGAYGDLLNNTSANLQGIGNTLFAEPAPFLSQFIANQQSYADIVGASLFSAGQDFGAGLAALPEAYVSAFDAFAAGDITGGVETLGLAYGNLLFTGLDFSQTPVDGSITVTGTLGDLLPITTIPGEIWQNMANLVQTVTDTSINSVIALVDPSFTMGLPLALGLDLLGAPLVTAEAALLSGTTFVNAVQTGDALGALGAIIDAPAVIADGFLNGEATLNLELPTSLSPLPGTRSLTSTIHVGGILVPLQPVEATTTFLVGPPTTTTLGGTQFGGLIPGLLDARTQLANAITPS from the coding sequence ATGTCGTTTGTGAACGTGGCACCGGAGATGGTGGCGGCGGCAGCGGCGAATTTGGAGGGTATCGGTTCGACGATCACGGCGGCCAACGCGGCGGTGGCGGCTCAAACGACGGAGGTGGTGGCCCCGGCTGCCGACGAGGTGTCGGTGGCCATCGCGGCCCTGTTCGGCACGCATGGGGAGGCGTATCAGACGCTGAGTGCGCAGGCAGAACTGTTTCATCGGCAGTTCGTGGAGGCGCTGAACTTCGGCGTGGGCTCGTATGTGAGCACCGAGGCCGCTAACGTTCAGCAGACTGCGCGCAATGCCGTGAATACGGTGAATACGGCGACCCAGACGCTGTTGGGGAGTCCGCTTCTCGGTGCTAGTGCCAGCGCGACGACTGTGGGCGGGGGCAAAACGCCCCGCGGGTTGTTCTCCGGAAACGCCGACATCGTCGGCCGCGGTGGACTACTGACCGGCCTTGGCGGCAATGGCATTCTTGGGGGTAAGCGAGTCGACTTGACCGGCGGCGGTGTGGCCGGACTCTTGGGCCAGGCGGGCGGTCCCGTTGTCAGCGGTCTGAGCAGCCTCGCAAGCGGGGAGGGCGCCATTGCCGCAGCACTCGGAGCGCCTGCCGCTGCAGCGGGCCCATTCGCTGTCGGCGGTGCCTACGGAGATCTCCTCAACAATACGAGCGCCAACCTACAAGGCATCGGCAACACCCTATTTGCCGAACCGGCGCCGTTCTTGAGCCAGTTCATCGCCAACCAGCAGAGCTACGCCGACATCGTCGGGGCGTCACTGTTCAGCGCGGGCCAGGACTTCGGGGCCGGTCTAGCGGCCTTGCCGGAGGCCTACGTGTCAGCTTTCGACGCGTTCGCGGCGGGCGACATCACCGGCGGGGTGGAGACTCTTGGGCTGGCGTACGGGAATCTGCTCTTTACGGGCCTCGACTTCAGCCAGACTCCCGTGGACGGGAGCATCACTGTGACAGGGACTTTGGGAGACCTGCTCCCCATCACCACTATCCCGGGCGAGATTTGGCAGAACATGGCCAATCTCGTCCAGACGGTCACCGACACGTCGATCAATTCTGTAATAGCCCTGGTCGATCCATCGTTCACGATGGGCCTACCCTTGGCGCTCGGTCTCGACCTCCTCGGTGCACCGCTCGTCACCGCAGAAGCGGCCCTGCTCAGCGGCACCACATTTGTCAATGCCGTGCAGACCGGGGATGCCCTCGGGGCATTGGGTGCGATTATCGATGCACCCGCGGTCATCGCCGACGGCTTCCTGAACGGCGAGGCGACGCTCAATCTGGAGCTACCGACATCGTTGTCGCCGCTACCGGGGACGAGGTCGTTGACTTCCACCATTCATGTCGGCGGAATCCTCGTTCCGCTCCAGCCCGTCGAAGCGACAACAACATTCCTTGTCGGGCCGCCGACCACCACCACTCTTGGGGGCACGCAGTTCGGTGGTCTCATTCCTGGGCTGCTCGACGCGCGCACCCAACTTGCGAACGCCATAACCCCGTCGTAG
- a CDS encoding SAM-dependent methyltransferase, with amino-acid sequence MARTDNHTWTSTKDVAATALGVAAVRAAETRNEDPLIRDPLAKLFVEAAGQNVWSMVTSGAAYDELRSADPELAASMQASLDHIATRTKFFDEFVLAAADAGIRQVVILAAGLDTRAWRLPWPDAITVYELDQPEVLEFKLATLREGEALPAATHVEVPVDLRDDWPQALLRAGFDVTAPAAWLVEGLLPFLSVASQDLLFERVHELSAPNSRVAAEALDGEFLKPGSVARHRARLQRMRTAAATLAELSDVTELWDLSEDRADVADWLRERGWHGSVLTAAQLLARHDRSAPAGLADATPPSLLVTARLDTGDDRQSG; translated from the coding sequence GTGGCCAGAACCGACAACCACACCTGGACAAGCACCAAAGACGTGGCAGCCACAGCGCTCGGCGTGGCCGCCGTCCGGGCCGCGGAAACCCGCAACGAGGATCCACTGATCCGCGACCCCCTCGCGAAACTGTTCGTCGAAGCGGCCGGTCAGAACGTCTGGAGCATGGTGACCAGCGGCGCAGCCTACGATGAACTCAGGAGTGCTGATCCGGAGTTGGCGGCCAGCATGCAAGCCTCGCTGGATCACATTGCGACGCGTACAAAGTTTTTTGACGAATTTGTGCTTGCGGCCGCTGACGCCGGCATCCGCCAAGTGGTCATCCTGGCAGCCGGCCTCGACACCCGGGCGTGGCGGCTGCCGTGGCCGGACGCAATCACGGTGTATGAACTCGACCAGCCCGAGGTACTCGAGTTCAAGCTGGCGACCTTGCGTGAGGGCGAGGCCCTGCCAGCAGCGACACACGTCGAGGTCCCGGTGGATCTTCGCGACGACTGGCCGCAGGCATTGCTCCGGGCGGGATTTGACGTTACCGCGCCAGCTGCCTGGTTAGTCGAAGGCCTCCTTCCGTTCCTCTCCGTGGCGTCCCAGGATCTGCTCTTCGAGCGCGTGCATGAGCTCAGCGCGCCCAATAGCCGGGTTGCCGCCGAGGCGCTGGACGGCGAGTTCCTCAAACCAGGGAGCGTGGCGCGCCACCGCGCGCGCCTGCAGCGGATGCGCACCGCCGCAGCCACACTTGCCGAGCTTTCCGACGTCACCGAACTGTGGGACCTCTCCGAGGACCGAGCCGACGTTGCCGATTGGCTGCGCGAGCGCGGTTGGCACGGTTCTGTGTTGACCGCCGCGCAGCTCCTGGCCCGCCATGACCGCAGCGCACCCGCCGGGCTTGCGGATGCAACCCCGCCGAGCCTGCTGGTAACCGCTCGGCTTGACACAGGAGACGACCGTCAGTCTGGCTAG